The following proteins are co-located in the Choristoneura fumiferana chromosome 23, NRCan_CFum_1, whole genome shotgun sequence genome:
- the LOC141440732 gene encoding uncharacterized protein has product MESMLQPPRPFVFENNIVSVTSGNLSEEWRKWKNAFLICYEACELSKKDDKVQINILLHVIGEKCRDVYGQFGVPCKTLEEVFKKFDGFFLPKKNFTIERHKFFTREQGQSESVEQYVFELNKMAAKCEFKDLCKDLIRDRLICGLLNGTLRERLLREPDLTLQKAVEICSLAELSREHAITLKTDNLEHKKKWTGVAEIAATKAFKDARRTDTVAPRGAVRGSPRTQCEPRPLWFGAAAKQKLVLCSNESWLFTVWQCTLQVQLSGIWATMRPLQANEPLLQDVQCMRCMRNHPIR; this is encoded by the exons ATGGAGTCTATGTTGCAACCGCCGCGGCCGTTCGTGTTTGAAAATAACATCGTGAGCGTTACCTCAGGAAATTTAAGTGAAGAATGGAGAAAATGGAAAAACGCATTTTTAATATGTTACGAAGCCTGTGAACTATCCAAGAAAGATGACAAAGTGCAGATTAATATATTATTGCATGTGATTGGAGAAAAATGCAGAGATGTATATGGCCAGTTTGGAGTTCCATGTAAAACCCTAGAGgaagtttttaaaaaatttgaTGGTTTCTTCCTCCCGAAAAAGAACTTTACTATTGAGCGGCACAAGTTCTTTACCCGAGAGCAAGGTCAATCCGAGTCAGTTGAACAATATGTATTTGAACTCAACAAGATGGCGGCTAAATGTGAATTTAAGGATTTATGTAAAGATCTAATCCGAGACAGGTTAATTTGTGGCCTTTTAAACGGAACGCTGCGTGAGCGCTTATTAAGAGAACCAGATCTCACATTACAAAAGGCAGTGGAGATATGCAGCCTAGCGGAATTGTCACGGGAACATGCAATAACTTTAAAAACTGATAATTTGGAACATAAA aAGAAGTGGACAGGAGTCGCCGAGATCGCTGCCACCAAGGCGTTCAAGGACGCGCGGCGCACGGACACAGTGGCCCCGCGCGGGGCCGTCCGGGGCTCGCCACGGACACAATGCGAACCCAGGCCACTCTGGTTCGGCGCAGCAGCAAAACAAAAACTGGTCTTATGCTCCAACGAATCGTGGCTGTTTACAGTGTGGCAATGTACATTGCAAGTACAACTGTCCGGCATATGGGCAACAATGCGTCCGCTGCAAGCGAATGAACCACTACTCCAGGATGTGCAGTGTATGAGGTGCATGAGGAACCATCCGAtcaggtaa